The nucleotide window TTCATCAAAGCTTGTCCAGGGACGTGTATCAGCGAGATTGCAAGTGATATGAGCCTTAGTAGGGGATCTCTTCGTTATCATCTCGATATTCTCGAAGCAGAAAATATTATTGAAGCCCACAATGACTGTGGAAAGATCCGGTATTTCCAGAATAATTCTACATACAGTGAGGAAGAAAAACTGGTTATTTCAGTCCTTCAAAATGAGATGACCCGGAAAATAGTTCTGAAAATATTAAAGGAAGAATGCAACACCAATGGAGACCTTGCCCGAATAACAGGAGTTTCCAAAAGTGCAATTACCAGGTACATGAAGCAGTTGAATGAGTCAGGCCTGATTAACGAAAATAAGATGGGAAAGAATACAATATACAGTATAAACCCTGTTTATAGGGATGCAATTGAAAAACATGTTTAAGATCTTTTAAAAATGGGTTTACTTCAGGATAAAACACCTAGAAACGGACTCGAATAAATGAAGAATAATGAAGATTGAAAATAATGAAGATAATTAAACCTCGTCTTTTACTTAACCTATAGTTATCCAAAATTTGTTTCCTGAAACCTCTCGCAATATAGGTATAGCTTTATTTCTGCAATTGGTTTTTGTTTGCCTAACTTTTTGAGGAATTGCAACTAATTGAGCAAATGTCCAAAAGCGATAGCAAAAAATGTTATTTTTTCAAAATATCTGTGGAATGCCGGTTATAAACAAAAATCAAAATATTTAATATGGCACCTTCTTTCAGTTCAGGACACTATTTACATTCCAGGAAATCAACGATTTGTCGTATTAAGTATTACTATTGAGAAAATGAAATCAAAGATTAAACATCAGATTTGATAGTTTAATGATCTGGCTAAAAACTTTGTATTTTATATAGAGTGTGTTAGTAGTGAATTATGGAGTTCAAATTTTCCCTGAAAAACCAATTTGAAATCCAAATGCAGAGGCTTAATTAAGTTGTCTTTGAAAAGATTTAAGGTTTACTTAATACTGCCTCTGGAGTTAAATCACGGGGTAAAAAGAAATGACAACAAGAGAACACTTAGAAGTATGTACTCTTGTTGCGTTTCTCCTGGTAAGTGTTGAGATTGCTATTGCGCATGGAGAGAGTCTCTATAGTACTGTGTCTACAATTACTGTTCCATGAGGAAGTTATTACTGTTTTGGAGAGTACGCAAAATCTCCATGATTGGAGAGGTGAAATTTATGCGGAAGGCACTGAAGATGTGTATGTAATGATCAGATAACACATTTTATATAAGATCCCTCCAACTCAATGCCAAAATTAAGGTTATAGAATGTTTATTTGGGGCAATAGATATGCCGTTAGAATTCCTCAATAAAAATACACTTTAGAAACTAATTTTTTAGATAAATAGTATATAAAATATTTAAAATCGGTAAATGAGTGATATAATACTTTGCTTGCTTATAATATAAATTTATTTATAATTGTGGCATCTGACATCATTATCATCCATACGAGATTCAATACTCAAATCAACAAAAACACTTAATCCGTTAATCGAAGCACTTAAACTCCCTAAACAATTAATAAATCATTTAACGCATGTACTTTAATTGAAGAAGGATTGACACTATATTAGTTGGGT belongs to Methanosarcina barkeri 3 and includes:
- a CDS encoding ArsR family transcriptional regulator — protein: MFTNIKLEKKLIFCLLFFLLTTTARATEYTVSPFPSDQSGASINGEKVVKLEDTVIPYWQFLLWLAAMQILSVIDVILYFTKFIFIILGFRAADHPSTVGTLKRKYIYAFIKACPGTCISEIASDMSLSRGSLRYHLDILEAENIIEAHNDCGKIRYFQNNSTYSEEEKLVISVLQNEMTRKIVLKILKEECNTNGDLARITGVSKSAITRYMKQLNESGLINENKMGKNTIYSINPVYRDAIEKHV